The following proteins are encoded in a genomic region of Diabrotica virgifera virgifera chromosome 1, PGI_DIABVI_V3a:
- the LOC126881182 gene encoding uncharacterized protein LOC126881182 — protein MAKIDHIRQCFNIDKRKRFQALRRIREVYLHLKTHSRLKMKVCVAARTLSHTVASTLEEMVSNPNNNIPSQAIETAEFVHDVDQLFDSFNGRTTKPECGKPYRRCMSNRSAHAVLWNRLLPKINSWMFIDEKVKKKVMPFKSGWLTTIAATKELWNICKDLGFKFLRTRALNQDPLENSFASIRHLGAENVNPSCYQFISSFKTSVLNNLITPSSNKNCETDDGSILDNLQDFLESSITKNDFIDLDVLDVNEIENLALPLPDTDVTGHEGNTLAYVAGFIIKNLKSIKECEVCAANIISDCLEPHHTFTMFKEYSDNKLSLNYVTKNFLVDLAKMYDIVIAVLVINGHINHLVKKIKILIKKYVTLEWFTCNQHLDYVFNYCLDVSVSLIIKKYYDDVYRSSQDLQKNDLRKKKINTNKKINNPSLRRNLSCRAKSDNNNDQ, from the coding sequence ATGGCCAAAATTGATCATATAAGACAGTGTTTTAATATAGACAAAAGAAAACGTTTTCAAGCATTAAGACGGATAAGGGAGGTTTATTTACATCTCAAAACTCATAGTCGCTTAAAAATGAAAGTGTGTGTAGCCGCACGGACCCTCAGTCATACAGTTGCTTCCACTTTGGAAGAGATGGTTAGTAATCCAAATAATAATATACCCTCTCAAGCTATCGAAACTGCTGAATTTGTGCATGATGTAGATCAGCTTTTCGATAGCTTTAATGGCAGAACAACAAAGCCTGAATGTGGCAAGCCTTATCGTAGGTGTATGTCTAATAGATCTGCTCATGCCGTGCTGTGGAATCGCCTTCTTCCTAAAATTAATAGCTGGATGTTTATTGATGAAAAAGTCAAAAAGAAGGTAATGCCATTTAAGTCAGGGTGGTTAACAACCATTGCAGCCACAAAAGAGTTGTGGAATATTTGTAAAGATTTGGGATTTAAGTTTTTAAGAACCCGTGCTCTAAATCAAGATCCTTTGGAAAACTCATTTGCCTCTATACGCCATCTAGGAGCAGAAAATGTAAATCCAAGTTGCTACCAGTTTATTTCATCATTTAAAACATCTGTTCTTAATAACTTAATTACTCCTTCTTCTAATAAAAATTGTGAAACAGATGATGGCTCTATTCTTGATAATTTGCAAGACTTTTTGGAAAGTTCAATaaccaaaaatgattttattgatttaGATGTTTTAGATGTGAATGAAATAGAAAATCTAGCTCTACCATTACCTGATACAGATGTTACAGGTCATGAAGGTAACACATTAGCATATGTTGCTGggtttataataaaaaatcttaaatCGATTAAAGAATGTGAGGTGTGTGCAGCTAATATCATATCTGACTGTTTGGAACCACACCATACATTtacaatgtttaaagaatatagTGATAATAAATTAAGTTTAAAttatgttacaaaaaattttctaGTAGATTTAGCCAAAATGTACGATATTGTAATTGCGGTATTAGTCATTAATGGACATATAAACCATTtggtcaaaaaaattaaaattctgATAAAAAAGTATGTAACTCTGGAGTGGTTTACTTGTAACCAACATTTGGATTATGTGTTTAATTATTGTCTAGATGTGTCTGTATCCttaataattaagaaatattATGATGATgtttatagaagttctcaagatttgcaaaaaaatgatttacgaaaaaagaaaattaatactaataagaaaattaataatccCTCCCTTAGACGGAATCTGAGCTGTAGGGCTAAATCTGATAACAATAATGATCAGTGA